The sequence TATATCCTGATACGGAGAGTGGCAGACATTATAGGTGTACTGCTGGTAGTAATTTCAATCCTGTTTGCTTTACGCTTTTGGTAAAAGCCCTTTCAGAATATAATATCCGGATTTTATGCAATCTATTGTTTTGCAGTAAATCTCTACGGCTTCAAAACTTATCAGCTAATTTGCGATTTCATCATTTGGGCAATATACTTGCCAACTACATCAAATTCAATATTTACGAAATCCCCTGCTTTTAACCTTTGTAAATTCGTATTTTCCCAGGTATATGGAATAATGGATACGGAAAAAATTAAATTCGTAGTATTTATCTTTGCATCTACTAAGGTTAAGCTCACACCGTTTATGCAAATGGATCCTTTGGGTACAATAACCCCTCTGTTTAAATGACTGGCTGTAAAATGCAAATCCCAGCTTCCATTTTTGTTTTTAATTGATTTACATACAGCAATTTGATCGACATGCCCTTGCACTATGTGACCGTCAAACCTCCCATTTGCCGGCATGGCTCTTTCTAAATTGACGATATATCCTTTTTCCCACTGCTGAAGCGATGTTTTATCCAATGTTTCGTCTATGGCAACAACCGTATGTATGCCTTCTTTTTTATCAATGTCAGTTACCGTTAAACAAACTCCATCGTGAGATACACTTTGATCGACTTTTAACTCTTTTGAAATGGCACTTTTAATTTTGAAAATATAATTGGTACCTTCAGTTGAAACAGATACTATTTCACCAAGCGTTTCTATTATTCCTGTAAACATGAATTAAATTTTTACGAAAAGAAGTTTTTATCTGAATAAATGAATGTAACCCGAAAGTACTTCAAATTGTTTACTGCCCTCAAGACTTTGGCTAAAAACTTCACAGCGGTAGTAGTAAACACCCTCTTCTAAAACTCTGCCACTCCTCAAATCAGTACCGTCCCAGTTTAACATAGGGTCTGTCGTTTCAAAAACTTTCACACCCCAACGATTAAATACCTGAAAATTAACTTTGTCTACAAATCTGTAGGGGAGTATAGGGGTGAAAATATCATTTTGACCGTCATTATTTGGAGTGAAAGTATTCGGAAGTAAGTAACAAGGACAACTTTCAACACAAACTACATTGCTGAAATCACTTTCATTTCCGGCTGAGTCAATGGCTGTAATGGCATAACATCCGGAAATTGAAAGTTCAGGCATATGCTGGTAAGTAGTATCTGTAATATCATCTATAGATGCTATTATACTATATTCACCCTCCGGAAATCTTGAAAAATAAATATTATACTCAACGGCATCTTCATACTCACAATTATTATTTGGATTTGTCCATCGCAAGTTATTAATATTCAATTCTTCTGAAATTGAACAGGCATTTTCTTCAGGACCTATTTCATCACAAAGATTTGTAACATCCAAAAAGGGCCTGCATGGAGGAATTGTATCCATTGGTTCTGCACAAGTTTCCTGAGACAGATTTATAATAGGGGATGGTACATTTGAACCGGAATACTGACCAACACTAACAACATAGTAGCAATACTCCTGATTGTTTTCCAGATTAAAATCAGTATAAGAGCTACCGTCAACTACCGTTGCTATAGAGTCATATTGTTGTAAAACATCATCGTAGCGGTACACAAAGAATGAATCATTTCTCCAGGGTACATCTACTTCCCATTCGAGTTGGAGCTGTTGATCACTTGGATTTATGCTTAAGAAAATGGATGATGCATTTTCAGTGTTTCCTACTAAAACATCATTATTAGACTTAAAAGTTACTTTATAATTATAAGGGCTGTTTTCTGTATTCAAACCGGTATCGGTAAAGGTTGTATCATTAAGTCCTCCGAAAGTTGGAGATGTAAAAGAAGCGATTTCTACGGGATTATTTTCTGTAAATCCAACTGAGCGGTAAAGTTTAAATTCATATGGACCTGGAAATTGTAGCGTATCGAGATTGTCAACAGTTACTAACGGTTTTGCCCAAGAAACGAAGATTTCTCCATTATTTACACCTGTGCTAAGTACGCTGGCATTAAGTATAACAGGGATGTCTCTTCTAAGTTCTCCACAAGATTCGTTGGAAGGCATGCTGGAATACTCATTGTAAGTAAAGCCGGCCGGAGTTGTTTCAGCAAATTCAGCTCTGATTCTGTAGCAATACAAAATTCCGGGCACTACATCTTCATCTGTAAATGAATTGCCACTTACACCACTTGCAATTTGAATGTATCCCTTATCTGCTAAAGAAGTGTCACAAGTGTCGGGTGTAAAAGGGTTCGAACCGTCTCTTCTCCAAATACTAAAGCCTTTAAACTTACTGATATGTGCACAATCATAATTAGCATCCCATTCCAACTCTACAGTATTTTCAACCGGTGTAGCAACCAGATTTTCAGGTGGTGGCGCAACAATTTTTATTTGCCAGGTTTTAAGTGCTGTAAGTGGAATCGGATGGTTGTCAACTGCTCTAAAAACAACCTGATAGGGTTGTCTTCTGGCGTGTTCACAAACTGAATTCCAGCTAAAAAAACCATTTGCAAAAGCCTGGTTATTATTTGCTGTAAAATCAGCCGGGCTGATATCTACCTCAAAAGGAAAGCCACTGGCTTCTAAAGTAATTGTCTGATTTAAATTTTGATCGGTAGCATTTACAATTTGCTCAAGAGTTGTTCCGGCAATAATACAGGTGTCTGAAAATTCAGCAATTTCAGGAACTATATTGTCGGTATCTTCAACAATTATTTGCATATCCCTTAAAATAGTACCCATTGGGATGTTATTTCTATATTCAGAAATAAGAATAGCTATATTATAGATGCCTCTTTGTTTGGGCACGTCCCATACAATTTCTCCGGTTTGAGAATCAATCGTCATATTATTATCAGGGCCCGGATTTACTTCATCCGGATAAAGATATCCGGGAACTTGAGTCCCCTGTTGCTGTAAAGGTGGGACTAACTGAAAATGTAAGCTGTCTCCATCTACGTCAAATGCTAAAGGATTGTGATAAAATACCTGATTTATATTAGCAAAATCTATAGGTGGATATTGAAGAATCGGA comes from Chitinophagaceae bacterium and encodes:
- a CDS encoding riboflavin synthase, which translates into the protein MFTGIIETLGEIVSVSTEGTNYIFKIKSAISKELKVDQSVSHDGVCLTVTDIDKKEGIHTVVAIDETLDKTSLQQWEKGYIVNLERAMPANGRFDGHIVQGHVDQIAVCKSIKNKNGSWDLHFTASHLNRGVIVPKGSICINGVSLTLVDAKINTTNLIFSVSIIPYTWENTNLQRLKAGDFVNIEFDVVGKYIAQMMKSQIS
- a CDS encoding gliding motility-associated C-terminal domain-containing protein, translated to MTLKKYFFFIFVFLLSCIQVFATHNRAGEIYYSAVPGQPLTYNVSIITYTDPTGGVDRDELTLNWGDGTSSQLTRINGPVGAGGIPQGEPTGVAGIKYNVYSGTHTYSGIVPFYVISMTDPNRIAGIENMTTSVNVQFYLEDTIKIKDPSIYGFNNSPILQYPPIDFANINQVFYHNPLAFDVDGDSLHFQLVPPLQQQGTQVPGYLYPDEVNPGPDNNMTIDSQTGEIVWDVPKQRGIYNIAILISEYRNNIPMGTILRDMQIIVEDTDNIVPEIAEFSDTCIIAGTTLEQIVNATDQNLNQTITLEASGFPFEVDISPADFTANNNQAFANGFFSWNSVCEHARRQPYQVVFRAVDNHPIPLTALKTWQIKIVAPPPENLVATPVENTVELEWDANYDCAHISKFKGFSIWRRDGSNPFTPDTCDTSLADKGYIQIASGVSGNSFTDEDVVPGILYCYRIRAEFAETTPAGFTYNEYSSMPSNESCGELRRDIPVILNASVLSTGVNNGEIFVSWAKPLVTVDNLDTLQFPGPYEFKLYRSVGFTENNPVEIASFTSPTFGGLNDTTFTDTGLNTENSPYNYKVTFKSNNDVLVGNTENASSIFLSINPSDQQLQLEWEVDVPWRNDSFFVYRYDDVLQQYDSIATVVDGSSYTDFNLENNQEYCYYVVSVGQYSGSNVPSPIINLSQETCAEPMDTIPPCRPFLDVTNLCDEIGPEENACSISEELNINNLRWTNPNNNCEYEDAVEYNIYFSRFPEGEYSIIASIDDITDTTYQHMPELSISGCYAITAIDSAGNESDFSNVVCVESCPCYLLPNTFTPNNDGQNDIFTPILPYRFVDKVNFQVFNRWGVKVFETTDPMLNWDGTDLRSGRVLEEGVYYYRCEVFSQSLEGSKQFEVLSGYIHLFR